The Treponema medium genome has a window encoding:
- a CDS encoding Rpn family recombination-promoting nuclease/putative transposase, which yields MKKHNRRYKDSVFVDLFSTDKTAKANFLSLYNALHGTDYQSTTILKNIRLKQVLYMSFANDVSYLVDNKIIVLAEHQSTINPNMPIRCLEYIARLYEQFYKSKEKYSRKQLAIPTPEFYIFYNGKEPYRGDSLLKLSDSFTQKHNEYALELSVKVVNINYDKASEILERCKPLKQYSLFVDAVRRNIAVDKEHGFEKAIKECIQNDILREYLQRKSKEVLNMLIGEYDYDTDIAVQREESFDMGLAEGKSLGLAQGSRQAKLETARLMRQRAYPVAEICLMTGLTQEEVESIGNS from the coding sequence ATGAAGAAACACAATCGCCGATACAAAGATTCTGTCTTTGTCGACCTATTCAGTACAGACAAAACCGCGAAAGCTAATTTTTTATCGCTATATAACGCGCTGCACGGTACTGATTACCAATCTACCACTATTTTGAAAAACATACGGCTTAAACAAGTACTCTATATGAGTTTCGCTAACGATGTATCGTATCTCGTTGACAATAAGATTATCGTGCTGGCAGAACATCAGTCGACCATAAATCCCAATATGCCAATCAGATGCCTTGAATATATTGCTCGCTTATACGAACAGTTTTATAAGTCAAAAGAAAAATATAGCCGTAAACAGTTAGCTATTCCAACACCGGAGTTTTATATATTTTATAACGGAAAAGAACCATATCGCGGTGATTCGCTCTTAAAATTATCAGATTCATTCACTCAAAAACATAATGAATATGCCCTTGAATTATCCGTAAAAGTGGTTAATATCAATTATGATAAAGCAAGTGAAATACTTGAGCGCTGCAAGCCGCTGAAACAATACAGCTTGTTTGTTGATGCCGTACGCCGCAATATTGCTGTCGATAAGGAACACGGGTTTGAAAAAGCAATCAAAGAATGTATACAAAACGATATTTTACGGGAATACTTACAACGAAAATCGAAGGAGGTGTTGAACATGTTAATAGGTGAGTATGATTATGATACCGACATAGCAGTACAACGGGAAGAAAGTTTTGATATGGGGCTTGCAGAAGGTAAATCCCTCGGTCTCGCTCAAGGTTCGCGCCAAGCAAAGCTTGAAACGGCACGACTTATGCGTCAGCGTGCTTATCCTGTAGCAGAAATTTGCTTAATGACCGGCCTTACCCAAGAAGAGGTCGAATCAATTGGTAATTCATAA
- a CDS encoding four helix bundle protein, protein MIVDKSKAFALKVIALYKKLCDTNREFVMSKQLLKSGTSIGANIKEAQQGQSKADFYAKLYISLKEASETEYWLELLHESGYIGEEEFSTIYQDCQEIIKLLVAITKHRR, encoded by the coding sequence GTGATTGTTGATAAATCAAAGGCGTTTGCGTTGAAGGTCATCGCCTTGTACAAAAAGCTCTGCGATACGAACCGTGAGTTTGTTATGTCAAAACAGCTTTTAAAAAGCGGAACGAGCATCGGAGCAAACATTAAAGAAGCCCAGCAAGGACAAAGCAAGGCAGATTTTTATGCAAAGCTCTATATCTCGCTCAAAGAGGCAAGCGAAACGGAATATTGGCTGGAGCTTTTACATGAAAGCGGATATATCGGTGAAGAAGAGTTTTCTACAATCTACCAAGACTGCCAAGAAATTATCAAGCTCCTCGTCGCTATAACGAAACA